The following DNA comes from Thermodesulfobacteriota bacterium.
CCGGCGCCGTCCGGGCCGATCAGGCCGAACATCTCGGCCCGGTCGACCTCAAACCCGACCGAGGCCAGGGCCACCGTGGGCCCGTATTCCTTGCGCAGTCCGCTGATATGGATGGCGGGGTTGTTCATTTCTTGCGTTGTCCTTCAATTCAGCCGGCGCATAGGGTTCAAGGATTCAAGGGGCCGAGGGGTCAAAGGTTTGTTATGGAAACAGGCAATCGGGAGATGAATCATGTTATCAGTTCCTCGCGACCAGATAGACTTCGGCCGGCATGCCGATTTTGAGTTCCGGCCTGTTTTCCTCCAGGGTCACCTTGACGGCATAAACCAGTTCCGACCGGGCCTTGCGGGTCTGCACGTTTTTGGGCGTGAACTCCGCCTCCGGCGATGTCCAGGTGATCCGGCCGGCCAGCGGGGTTCTCACGGCGTCCACCCGGACGGTCACGGCCTGGCCCAGGGGAAAAGCGCCCAGGTCGGTCTCCGCCAGGTATATGTTCAACCAGAAATTTTTAAGGTCGGCGATTTTGTAAATCTTTTCCCCCGCCGTCACCACCTCTCCGGGCTCGACATATTTTTCCACCACCTCTCCGGCCAGTGGGGCCGTCACCGTGCCGTCGGCGATCTGCCGGTCCAGGACCGCCAGGGACGCCTCCAGCTGGGCCTGCCTGGCATCCAGCAGCGGGCCCTGGGACTGGGCCGCGGCCAGCTGGTTCCGGTCCACGATCAGTTTGGTGGAGATATCGTCAAACTGCTGCCGGGTGGCCGAGCCTTTGGCGAACAGTTCTTTGGTTCTTTTATAACGGGTTTCGGTATTGGCGAAGTTTTCCCGGGCCTGGGCCACGGCCGCTTCGGCCGCGATCCGGCTGGCGGCCACCTCCTGAAGTCCGGCCGCCACCTGGGCCCGCTGCAGGGTCAGTTTTTCCACGTCGATCCGGGCCAGAAGGTCTCCGGCAACAACGGTCTGGCCCTCCTCACGGGTCATTTCCAGAACGGTCCCCGTGGCCAGGGAGCTGACGTTCACTTCCGTGGCCTCCAGCGTACCCGATCCGGCGAACCCCGGGGCCATTTTCTCTCCGCAGCCCAGGAGGCCGAACAGCAGGAAGACGGTCACTCCCCATCCAGCGCGGTGCAATTTTTTCATATGATTATCTCCCTTATTCCGAATTTCTGTCGTTATTCCCGCGAACACCGGCTTGGTTTCTCCGTCATCCTCCGACTTGATCGGGGGATCCAGTATAAAATTGAACATATTCATCTTATGCTGGATCCCGGCTAACGTTCCGCTTCGCGTCACGGGCCGGGATGACAACGACGCAGCCAGCACAGCGAGCGCTTTGATTTGGAATTGGTATCACTCTATCCCCAACGCCCTCATATAGTCGGCCCACGCGATTCTGACCCTGGCGCAGGTGATGGACAGGTCGATCTCCGCGGTCATCAGTTCCGTGTGAGCGTCCAGGTAGTCGCTTCCCGTGGCCGTACCGACCCGGTAATTATCTTCCCGGGTTCGATAATTCTCCCGGGCGGCCAGAACCTTTTCCTCACCGATGATTCGCCGCCGGCAGGCTTCCTCATAGGTCAGCCGGGCATTGAGACGGTCCAGCGCGACCCGGCGGTCGATGGCCTCCCGGTCCTTTTCCAGACGGGTTTTTTTCGTCCGGGCGGCCTTCTGCTCATTGCCGCGCCGGCCCATGTCAAACACGTTCCATGTCAGGTTGACGCCCGCCTGCCACCAGGTGTCCCAGTCCGGTTCGTTGCCCTTGAACCCCGGCCAGCCATAATGGGTCGATGCCGTCAGACCGACCCTGGGCAGGCGGGCGCCGCCGGCGATGGCCTCCTCGGCCGCGGCCATCTCCACCTGTTGCCGGGCGATCTTCTGTTCCTGCCGCTCCGGCGGCGCGGCCGTCAGGTCTTCGGGAACGGGCCAGGGCGGCGGATTTTTCCAGTCTACGGCAATGTCGACCGGAGTGTCCGGCGACAGCCCCATGATTTCGGCCAGAGCGGCCCGGGTCTTGGCAATGGCGTCTTCGGTCTGGATAATCTGCTGCTCTGTCTCCAGACGTCGGATTTCAATGGGGTAAAGGTCGT
Coding sequences within:
- a CDS encoding HlyD family efflux transporter periplasmic adaptor subunit, whose amino-acid sequence is MKKLHRAGWGVTVFLLFGLLGCGEKMAPGFAGSGTLEATEVNVSSLATGTVLEMTREEGQTVVAGDLLARIDVEKLTLQRAQVAAGLQEVAASRIAAEAAVAQARENFANTETRYKRTKELFAKGSATRQQFDDISTKLIVDRNQLAAAQSQGPLLDARQAQLEASLAVLDRQIADGTVTAPLAGEVVEKYVEPGEVVTAGEKIYKIADLKNFWLNIYLAETDLGAFPLGQAVTVRVDAVRTPLAGRITWTSPEAEFTPKNVQTRKARSELVYAVKVTLEENRPELKIGMPAEVYLVARN
- a CDS encoding TolC family protein, which encodes MKTIKPVKRKAGHHPAKWRWVLPALFVVLMAAPLAAAESPLTLEQCLDMAAAGNPDIVRAEKGEEETAYRLKKAEAGYFPEMGVSASAGYISQVNQTRPDDVTVTLTPGQPPITIPGRAIEIGDEQNRDLSLALWQPLYAGGSIKNNVRMSEAALSAAVSQTALQKSDIRKRVTTAFYELAMAVESKKIAEAAKNQIDSHLQDARNLLAQGMIIKNDLYPIEIRRLETEQQIIQTEDAIAKTRAALAEIMGLSPDTPVDIAVDWKNPPPWPVPEDLTAAPPERQEQKIARQQVEMAAAEEAIAGGARLPRVGLTASTHYGWPGFKGNEPDWDTWWQAGVNLTWNVFDMGRRGNEQKAARTKKTRLEKDREAIDRRVALDRLNARLTYEEACRRRIIGEEKVLAARENYRTREDNYRVGTATGSDYLDAHTELMTAEIDLSITCARVRIAWADYMRALGIE